One Desulfobulbus propionicus DSM 2032 DNA segment encodes these proteins:
- the rplC gene encoding 50S ribosomal protein L3, with protein sequence MPNTKGILGRKLGMTRVYDENGRSIPVTVIEAGPCTILQKKTVEKEGYNAIQVGFLEKKETRMNKPEVGHCKRSGGKGFYYIKEFRVTNPDVYEVGQQITVSEIVSIGDLVDISGKSKGRGFQGVIKRHGFAGGRTTHGSDFHRAPGSIGCSAWPSRVLKGKKLPGRMGNESMTQKNLRIIDIRNEDNVLLVRGTVPGAKNGLLNIYSKG encoded by the coding sequence ATGCCGAATACAAAAGGAATTTTAGGACGGAAACTAGGAATGACTCGGGTCTATGACGAAAATGGCCGATCAATCCCGGTGACTGTTATTGAAGCTGGACCATGTACCATTCTTCAAAAGAAGACTGTAGAGAAAGAAGGGTATAACGCCATTCAGGTTGGTTTTTTGGAAAAAAAAGAAACTCGGATGAATAAACCTGAAGTAGGACACTGTAAACGATCAGGAGGAAAGGGATTTTATTATATCAAGGAATTCCGAGTAACTAATCCTGATGTTTATGAGGTCGGGCAGCAAATCACCGTGTCCGAGATCGTTTCTATAGGTGATCTTGTTGATATTTCAGGGAAAAGTAAGGGGCGAGGTTTTCAAGGGGTCATTAAACGTCACGGTTTTGCAGGTGGGCGGACCACTCATGGCTCCGACTTTCATCGAGCTCCCGGATCAATCGGTTGTAGTGCATGGCCATCCAGGGTTTTAAAAGGAAAGAAGTTACCAGGGCGAATGGGTAACGAATCAATGACTCAAAAGAATTTGAGAATTATTGATATTCGAAACGAGGATAACGTTTTGCTTGTTCGCGGTACTGTTCCAGGGGCAAAAAACGGATTGCTTAATATCTATTCAAAGGGCTAA
- the rplW gene encoding 50S ribosomal protein L23 produces the protein MKAIYDIIKSPCLTEKGNALQEMQSKVVFKVDKFANKIEIKNAVESLFSVKVSKVAVSNMTGKKKRVGARSAGKTSDWKKAYVTLSEGKINFLDEL, from the coding sequence ATGAAGGCTATTTATGATATAATTAAGAGCCCCTGCCTCACGGAAAAAGGGAACGCTCTTCAAGAAATGCAGTCGAAAGTCGTTTTTAAAGTCGATAAATTTGCCAATAAAATAGAAATCAAGAATGCCGTTGAAAGTCTTTTCAGTGTTAAAGTTTCTAAAGTTGCAGTAAGCAATATGACGGGCAAAAAAAAGCGAGTTGGTGCTCGGTCCGCCGGCAAGACGAGTGATTGGAAAAAAGCATATGTTACCTTATCAGAAGGGAAAATAAATTTTCTCGACGAGCTTTGA
- the rplD gene encoding 50S ribosomal protein L4 → MATCDIYNTRAEKVGEIDLNESLFNLEVNTGILHEVVCMQRANRRSGNACTKTRGEVSGGGAKPWRQKGTGRARSGSRTSPVWRGGGTVFGPKPRDYSYSMPKKVKRLALKMAMSARCQEGNIVIVDQFDLPAVKTKEFLKVMTNFQFENCLVVTAESEDNLGLSARNAVGFKVLPVAGLNVYDILKHSKLMILQSSLAKIEERLMA, encoded by the coding sequence ATGGCAACTTGTGATATTTACAATACTCGCGCTGAAAAAGTAGGCGAGATTGACCTGAATGAATCATTGTTTAACCTTGAGGTCAATACGGGCATTCTTCATGAAGTAGTATGTATGCAACGTGCTAATCGACGAAGCGGAAATGCATGCACAAAAACCCGAGGTGAGGTGAGTGGCGGCGGGGCTAAGCCTTGGCGCCAGAAGGGAACCGGCCGGGCCCGATCGGGCAGTCGAACATCCCCGGTGTGGCGTGGAGGCGGTACTGTTTTTGGTCCTAAACCGAGGGATTATAGTTATTCGATGCCAAAAAAGGTCAAGAGACTTGCCCTTAAAATGGCCATGAGTGCACGTTGTCAAGAAGGAAATATTGTTATCGTTGATCAATTCGATTTGCCTGCAGTTAAGACCAAAGAGTTTCTCAAAGTCATGACAAATTTCCAATTTGAGAATTGTCTTGTCGTTACCGCTGAATCCGAAGACAATCTCGGATTGTCTGCTCGAAACGCGGTTGGTTTCAAGGTCCTGCCAGTTGCTGGTTTAAATGTTTATGATATCCTTAAGCATTCTAAATTGATGATACTTCAATCAAGTCTGGCTAAAATTGAAGAGAGGTTAATGGCATGA
- the rpsJ gene encoding 30S ribosomal protein S10, whose product MPTDKIRIRLKGYDHKLLDLSTREIVDTARRTGATVVGPIPLPTSTNKFTVLRSPHVDKKSREQFEMRTHRRLLDILEPTQQTIDSLMKLELSAGVDVEIKLP is encoded by the coding sequence ATTCCTACAGATAAAATTCGGATCAGGCTCAAAGGATATGATCATAAACTGCTTGATCTTTCTACCCGTGAAATAGTGGATACCGCACGACGGACAGGCGCAACGGTTGTTGGTCCTATCCCACTGCCTACTAGTACTAATAAATTCACAGTGCTGCGATCACCGCATGTGGATAAAAAGTCGCGCGAACAGTTCGAGATGCGGACACATCGTCGCTTGCTGGATATTCTCGAACCCACGCAGCAAACTATTGATTCTCTCATGAAACTAGAGTTGTCTGCTGGCGTTGATGTGGAAATCAAACTTCCCTGA
- the tuf gene encoding elongation factor Tu, producing the protein MAKEKFERTKPHVNVGTIGHIDHGKTTLTAAITRVLSTKGMAKFTDFSEIDKAPEEKERGITIATAHVEYETPTRHYAHVDCPGHADYIKNMITGAAQMDGAILVVAATDGPMPQTREHILLARQVGVPAMVVFLNKCDMVDDPELIELVEMELRELLDKYDFPGDEIPIIQGSALNALEFPEDEVKAKCIWDLMEAVDSYIPQPERAIDKPFLMPVEDVFSISGRGTVATGRIERGVIHVGDEVEIVGIRPTAKTTCTGVEMFRKLLDEGQAGDNIGALLRGVKREEIVRGQVLAKPGSIKPHKKFKAEAYILTKEEGGRHTPFFNGYRPQFYFRTTDVTGVCTLEEGVEMVMPGDNIHITGELITPIAMEAGLRFAIREGGRTVGAGVISEIIE; encoded by the coding sequence ATGGCGAAGGAAAAATTTGAGCGGACAAAGCCGCATGTCAATGTAGGAACAATCGGTCACATTGACCATGGCAAGACGACCTTAACGGCGGCGATCACTCGGGTGTTGTCGACCAAGGGCATGGCCAAGTTCACTGACTTCAGCGAGATTGACAAGGCGCCGGAAGAGAAGGAGCGCGGCATTACCATCGCGACCGCACATGTCGAATACGAAACGCCAACCCGCCATTATGCCCATGTGGACTGTCCTGGCCATGCGGACTATATCAAGAACATGATCACTGGTGCCGCCCAGATGGATGGCGCGATTCTCGTGGTTGCGGCAACCGACGGTCCGATGCCGCAAACTAGGGAGCACATCCTTCTTGCCCGTCAGGTTGGTGTGCCGGCAATGGTCGTCTTTTTGAACAAGTGCGACATGGTCGATGATCCGGAATTGATCGAGCTGGTCGAGATGGAGCTTCGCGAGTTGCTCGATAAATACGATTTCCCCGGTGACGAGATTCCGATTATCCAGGGGTCGGCGCTGAATGCACTTGAGTTTCCGGAAGACGAGGTCAAGGCCAAGTGCATCTGGGATCTGATGGAGGCGGTTGACAGCTACATTCCGCAGCCCGAGCGAGCCATTGATAAGCCGTTCCTGATGCCTGTTGAGGACGTCTTTTCCATCTCTGGGCGTGGTACGGTTGCCACGGGCCGAATTGAGCGTGGTGTGATTCACGTGGGCGACGAGGTGGAGATCGTCGGGATTCGCCCGACCGCGAAAACCACTTGTACCGGTGTCGAGATGTTTCGCAAATTGCTTGATGAGGGGCAGGCCGGCGATAATATTGGCGCCTTGCTTCGCGGTGTCAAGCGCGAAGAGATTGTCCGTGGTCAGGTGCTAGCCAAGCCGGGTTCGATCAAGCCGCACAAGAAATTCAAAGCAGAAGCCTATATATTGACCAAGGAAGAGGGCGGTCGGCATACCCCCTTCTTTAATGGGTATCGTCCACAGTTTTATTTCCGGACAACCGATGTGACCGGTGTGTGTACGCTTGAGGAGGGTGTGGAGATGGTTATGCCTGGTGATAATATCCATATCACCGGTGAATTGATCACGCCGATCGCCATGGAGGCTGGTTTGCGATTTGCCATCCGGGAAGGTGGGCGCACGGTAGGCGCAGGCGTTATCAGCGAAATTATCGAATAA